One Serpentinicella alkaliphila DNA segment encodes these proteins:
- a CDS encoding ComEC/Rec2 family competence protein produces the protein MKRPFVYIFFSLLSGIMIAYFSNFRLKTPIAIYMLIAIVAMLLAMKKHEKFFIIALFIILGGMLYNFSVNEESITSYVNLNNPIEVLIINDGIQKGSFKTYMEYETIVKITNERSLIRVYNSSSSLFEVGDIIRLYKYKVNPIDSSNEVIGSFYNIYKSRGIKNIIDVNMDNIYRVGAKTFGFRYFGNSLRRYVEYYFDQSFSNREGSLLKSIIFGNRGYMPPEMIAHFSKSGTAHIIAVSGLHIGLLIVFLDRILKLIKIRKTYIKIITVFILLLYSYAVNFPVSIVRASLMYYLYIAAFFLERKYDAINTMMLIAVILLILNPHIIFSVSFQLSFCATFGILVLYPLIYSRLEGFVHKSICGLLAVTLSAQIATLPILVFHFNYLSIISIVANLLIVPVIGALISITLISIILSLLPINIAIFLNFLINLLLKYILKIAEISSESLFSGITIEFIQLYHVIIYYVVIVLIYMLVKSRKQFGIYTWRINNEL, from the coding sequence TTGAAAAGGCCCTTTGTGTACATATTTTTTAGCTTGCTAAGTGGTATAATGATTGCATATTTCTCTAACTTTAGATTGAAGACTCCAATAGCTATTTATATGTTAATAGCTATTGTTGCTATGCTATTGGCTATGAAAAAGCATGAAAAATTTTTCATTATAGCTTTATTTATTATACTCGGAGGCATGCTTTACAACTTTTCAGTTAATGAAGAATCCATTACCTCATATGTTAATTTGAATAATCCTATCGAGGTTCTAATTATTAATGATGGTATACAAAAGGGTAGTTTCAAAACATATATGGAGTATGAGACAATAGTTAAAATAACAAATGAAAGATCTTTAATAAGAGTATATAATTCGAGTAGCTCTTTATTTGAGGTAGGAGATATAATTAGACTATATAAATATAAAGTGAATCCTATAGATTCATCTAATGAAGTTATAGGTAGCTTTTATAATATATATAAGAGCAGAGGAATTAAAAACATTATTGATGTAAACATGGATAATATATACAGAGTCGGTGCGAAAACCTTTGGATTTAGGTATTTTGGTAATAGTTTAAGAAGGTATGTAGAATATTATTTCGATCAATCCTTTTCGAATCGAGAAGGAAGTCTGTTGAAGAGTATTATATTTGGTAATAGAGGATATATGCCACCTGAAATGATTGCACATTTTAGTAAAAGTGGTACCGCACATATTATTGCAGTTTCAGGTTTGCATATAGGATTATTAATTGTCTTTTTAGATCGTATATTAAAGCTTATAAAAATAAGAAAGACATATATAAAAATAATAACTGTTTTTATATTGCTTTTATATTCATATGCAGTTAACTTTCCAGTATCTATAGTACGGGCTAGTCTAATGTATTATTTATATATAGCTGCTTTTTTTCTAGAAAGAAAATATGATGCAATAAATACTATGATGCTAATAGCAGTCATACTATTAATTTTAAATCCACATATTATTTTTTCAGTTTCATTCCAACTGTCATTTTGTGCAACTTTCGGAATACTAGTGCTTTATCCTTTAATTTATTCTAGATTAGAAGGATTTGTTCATAAGAGTATATGTGGTCTACTTGCGGTTACATTGTCTGCACAAATAGCCACGTTACCAATATTAGTTTTTCATTTCAATTACTTATCAATTATTTCTATAGTTGCTAATTTATTAATAGTACCTGTAATAGGAGCTTTGATTTCTATAACATTAATTAGCATTATATTAAGCTTATTACCTATAAATATTGCTATTTTTTTAAACTTTCTAATTAATTTACTATTAAAGTATATTCTTAAAATTGCAGAAATTAGTAGTGAATCTCTTTTTTCAGGTATTACTATTGAATTTATTCAGCTATATCATGTTATAATTTACTATGTAGTTATTGTTTTAATCTACATGTTAGTAAAAAGTAGAAAACAATTTGGTATATACACTTGGAGGATTAATAATGAGTTATAA
- the spoIIP gene encoding stage II sporulation protein P, translated as MGKKPRNSFSDDHYNLIIAVLLIVIFFFLMKIVIQYNFKDFISNNNQSIFMKGTISHAFPASTINDNNNISTFGSVNKSLFKSIFRVDLSNPVTYAQAQFPASYLHQNNFSSQSAFNQRKLNDETSNNNPVIYFTNFDGTEIDITEGDEDDLGELRSGGVYLLEENNVVDSINNNEVDLGNIDKPRPITFEKGKPQILIYHTHGTESYYPASEGNYHSLRTQYTVIHVSEIITRELEKRGFEVIHDQTLHDYPSYNGSYSRSLETAKNILDKNPTVKVVLDIHRDGFDNVDATPNRQNLINNNTVSINGETATRFQFVIGPDSKNRSEVEKFAKLVKAVSDSKYPGFSKPILVKPLGRYNQFLSDYYGLIELGSNANTIEQAERTAKYLADVLATSLELLSQ; from the coding sequence TTGGGTAAAAAACCTAGAAATAGCTTTAGTGATGACCATTACAATTTAATAATAGCAGTACTTCTAATAGTAATCTTTTTCTTTTTAATGAAGATAGTAATACAATATAACTTTAAGGATTTCATTTCTAATAACAATCAGTCAATATTTATGAAAGGTACAATTAGTCATGCTTTTCCAGCATCAACAATTAATGATAACAATAATATTAGTACTTTTGGAAGCGTTAATAAATCCTTGTTTAAAAGTATTTTTCGGGTTGATTTAAGTAATCCAGTGACATATGCTCAAGCGCAATTCCCCGCAAGTTATCTTCATCAAAATAACTTTAGTAGTCAAAGTGCCTTCAATCAAAGGAAGTTAAATGATGAAACGAGCAATAATAATCCTGTTATATACTTTACGAATTTTGATGGTACAGAAATTGATATTACGGAAGGTGACGAAGATGACTTAGGAGAGCTTAGGTCTGGTGGTGTGTATTTACTTGAGGAAAATAACGTAGTAGATAGTATAAATAATAATGAGGTGGATTTAGGGAATATAGATAAGCCGAGACCTATTACTTTTGAAAAAGGAAAACCACAGATTTTAATTTATCATACTCATGGTACCGAGTCTTATTATCCTGCTTCAGAAGGAAATTACCATTCCTTAAGAACTCAGTACACTGTAATACATGTATCTGAAATAATTACTCGAGAGCTTGAAAAAAGAGGATTTGAAGTTATCCATGATCAAACATTACATGACTATCCATCATACAATGGTTCATATAGTAGGTCTCTAGAAACGGCCAAAAACATACTAGATAAAAATCCTACTGTTAAAGTAGTACTAGATATTCATAGGGATGGATTTGATAATGTTGATGCTACACCAAATAGACAGAATTTAATTAATAATAATACTGTTTCAATTAATGGAGAGACTGCTACACGATTTCAGTTTGTTATAGGGCCTGATAGTAAGAATAGATCAGAAGTAGAAAAGTTTGCAAAGCTTGTTAAAGCTGTTAGCGATAGTAAGTACCCAGGGTTTAGTAAGCCGATTTTAGTTAAGCCTCTAGGAAGATACAACCAGTTTTTATCGGATTATTATGGGCTAATTGAGTTAGGTAGTAATGCAAATACAATTGAGCAGGCAGAAAGAACAGCTAAATATTTAGCTGATGTATTAGCTACATCCCTAGAATTATTAAGTCAATAA
- the lepA gene encoding translation elongation factor 4 produces the protein MPSERLSKIRNFSIIAHIDHGKSTLADRLIEYTGLVSEREMQEQLLDNMDLERERGITIKLQNIRLIYKAKDGNEYYLNLIDTPGHVDFTYEVSRSLAACEGAILVVDAAQGIEAQTLANVYLALEQNLEIVPVINKIDLPSARPDEIKREIEDVIGLDASDAPLISAKEGINIIDVLEAIVAKVPAPSGDENGPLKALIFDSYYDNYKGVVAYIRVVEGTLKKGMKIKMMATNKEFEVTEVGVMSPGQIQVDALMPGDVGYVAASIKDVKNCRVGDTITDKNNPTAEPLPGYRKVTSMVYCGVYPAEGEKYEDIRDALEKLQVNDAALVFEPETSAALGFGFRCGFLGLLHMEIIQERLEREFNLDLVTTAPSVIYRVTKTNNEVVMIQNPANLPKPQEIYMMEEPIVKASIMVPNTYVGAVMDLCQDRRGEMKNMEYIEETRVILHYELPLNEVIYDFFDALKSRTKGFGSLDYEFLGYRESDLVKLDILINSEQVDALSFIVHTSKAYPRGKAMCEKLVNEIPRHQFPIPIQASIGTKVIARETIRALRKDVLAKCYGGDITRKKKLLEKQKEGKKRMRQVGSVEVPQKAFMSVLKLD, from the coding sequence ATGCCAAGCGAGAGACTAAGTAAAATAAGAAATTTTTCAATCATTGCTCATATCGATCATGGAAAATCAACCTTGGCTGATAGACTTATTGAATATACAGGCCTAGTCAGTGAAAGAGAAATGCAAGAGCAACTATTAGATAATATGGATTTAGAAAGAGAACGTGGAATTACTATAAAACTACAAAATATTAGACTTATATATAAGGCTAAGGATGGTAATGAGTATTACTTAAACTTAATTGATACTCCTGGTCATGTTGATTTTACATATGAGGTATCCAGAAGTTTAGCTGCTTGTGAGGGTGCAATTTTAGTAGTTGATGCAGCGCAAGGAATTGAGGCTCAAACCTTAGCGAATGTTTACTTAGCATTAGAGCAGAATTTAGAAATAGTACCAGTTATAAATAAAATAGATTTACCTAGTGCTAGACCAGATGAAATTAAGAGGGAAATTGAAGATGTTATTGGTTTAGATGCTAGTGATGCCCCATTAATTTCTGCTAAGGAAGGAATTAATATTATTGATGTATTAGAAGCCATAGTAGCAAAAGTTCCTGCCCCTTCGGGTGATGAAAATGGACCACTAAAGGCCCTAATTTTTGACTCATACTATGACAATTATAAAGGTGTAGTTGCATATATACGTGTGGTAGAAGGAACCCTTAAAAAGGGCATGAAAATAAAAATGATGGCTACAAATAAGGAGTTCGAGGTAACAGAAGTAGGAGTTATGTCACCGGGACAAATTCAAGTAGATGCATTAATGCCAGGAGATGTTGGCTACGTTGCCGCAAGTATTAAGGATGTTAAAAATTGTAGGGTTGGGGATACAATTACAGATAAGAATAACCCAACGGCTGAGCCACTGCCGGGATATAGAAAAGTTACCTCAATGGTATACTGTGGAGTTTATCCTGCTGAGGGTGAAAAATATGAAGATATTAGGGATGCATTAGAAAAGCTTCAAGTAAATGATGCGGCTTTAGTATTTGAGCCAGAGACCTCTGCAGCCCTAGGATTTGGTTTTAGATGTGGATTTTTAGGATTGTTACATATGGAGATAATACAGGAAAGATTAGAGAGAGAATTTAATCTAGACCTTGTAACTACAGCTCCTAGTGTAATTTATAGGGTTACAAAGACAAACAATGAGGTAGTAATGATACAAAATCCAGCAAACCTTCCTAAGCCACAGGAAATATACATGATGGAAGAGCCTATAGTTAAGGCAAGTATAATGGTTCCAAATACCTATGTAGGAGCAGTTATGGATCTATGCCAAGATCGTCGTGGTGAAATGAAGAATATGGAGTATATTGAAGAGACTAGAGTAATACTTCATTATGAACTACCATTAAATGAGGTTATATATGACTTTTTTGATGCTCTTAAGTCTAGAACTAAAGGATTTGGTTCTCTGGACTACGAATTTTTAGGATATAGAGAGTCTGACCTTGTAAAACTTGATATTCTAATTAATTCAGAGCAAGTAGATGCGCTTTCTTTTATCGTTCATACAAGTAAGGCTTATCCAAGAGGAAAAGCAATGTGCGAAAAGCTTGTAAATGAAATACCAAGACATCAATTCCCAATACCAATTCAAGCTTCGATTGGAACTAAGGTAATAGCTAGGGAAACAATTAGGGCTTTAAGAAAAGACGTTTTAGCTAAATGCTACGGTGGAGATATAACAAGAAAGAAAAAGCTTCTTGAGAAACAAAAAGAAGGTAAGAAAAGAATGAGACAAGTAGGAAGTGTAGAGGTACCTCAAAAGGCCTTTATGTCTGTGCTTAAGTTAGATTAA
- a CDS encoding ComEC/Rec2 family competence protein, giving the protein MNNIKKYGIIICTFILSTILLFNLYNNNAEKLLEIHLLDVGQGDSILIVTPNKKTILIDAGDTSNGPKVLAHLKKNKIKSLDVLIGTHPHSDHIGGLHKIIESTNIESFYIPPVAHTSKTFENMLITAKNHSLKISTLPVGSKIDFDEEISLYFLSPLKNYGEDLNNWSIVLKLDYLEKSFLFTGDIEYEAEQDIINHYEHRFLRSHLLKIAHHGSSSSSSLSFLNTINPDVALISCGYNNSYSHPHDEVMNRLKNMAINIYRTDYNGTVIIKSNGKEIWSNNKPYSYPN; this is encoded by the coding sequence ATGAATAATATAAAAAAATATGGCATAATTATATGCACCTTTATACTGTCTACTATACTATTATTTAATTTATATAATAATAATGCAGAAAAATTACTTGAAATTCATTTGTTAGATGTGGGACAAGGGGATAGTATTCTAATTGTTACTCCAAATAAAAAGACTATATTAATTGATGCAGGGGATACAAGTAATGGTCCTAAGGTTTTAGCACACCTGAAAAAAAATAAAATAAAATCCCTAGATGTTCTAATAGGTACCCATCCTCATAGTGATCATATTGGTGGTTTGCATAAAATAATCGAAAGCACGAACATAGAAAGTTTTTATATACCGCCAGTTGCTCACACATCTAAAACTTTCGAAAACATGCTTATCACTGCCAAAAATCATAGTTTAAAAATATCAACTCTGCCTGTTGGCTCAAAGATAGACTTTGATGAGGAAATTAGTTTGTACTTTCTATCCCCTTTGAAGAATTACGGTGAGGACCTAAATAACTGGAGTATAGTTTTAAAGCTAGACTATTTAGAAAAATCATTTCTTTTTACAGGCGACATAGAATATGAGGCAGAACAAGATATTATAAATCATTATGAGCATAGATTTTTACGTTCTCATTTACTAAAGATTGCACATCATGGAAGTAGTAGCTCCTCATCTCTTTCTTTTTTAAACACTATAAATCCAGATGTAGCTTTAATATCCTGTGGCTATAACAACTCATACAGTCACCCCCATGATGAAGTTATGAATCGTCTAAAAAATATGGCTATTAATATTTATAGAACTGATTACAATGGAACAGTCATTATTAAAAGTAATGGGAAAGAGATTTGGTCAAATAATAAACCATACTCTTACCCAAATTAA
- the holA gene encoding DNA polymerase III subunit delta, whose translation MSYKEIAKDIKNNNLKKMYLFHGEESYLMNHYINEIKNKFISKDFEDLNYIKMDEKEFTVDKLINSLETLPFMSEKKIVVVKNSELFGTKKKMLSEDEEDKLIKYLNNLPDTACLIFVTFDAIDARKKISKEIKKNGTVISFDKLQLAELKKWIEKILRSHKKEMNQSDITYFINNLNYFDKSGNQDLYNIENEIRKLIAFVGDKDVIHEGDINLVFVSTSQNNIFKLLDEIEKNNVKKAINILNELINEGEPIIKILVVLSNHIRNLFKTKLLLVQGYSSKMIAQELKIHPFVAGKLVDQSRRFDERRLRKLIDICLEFDAKIKLSKIKQQIATELLIIEMCKNNNN comes from the coding sequence ATGAGTTATAAGGAAATTGCGAAAGATATAAAAAATAATAATTTAAAGAAAATGTATTTATTTCATGGTGAAGAGAGTTATTTAATGAACCACTATATAAATGAAATTAAAAATAAATTTATTTCTAAGGATTTTGAGGATTTAAATTATATTAAAATGGATGAAAAAGAATTCACAGTAGATAAATTAATAAATTCATTAGAGACATTACCTTTCATGTCTGAAAAAAAAATAGTAGTAGTTAAAAACAGTGAATTATTCGGGACTAAGAAAAAAATGCTATCAGAGGACGAGGAAGATAAGTTAATTAAGTATTTAAATAACTTGCCAGATACTGCTTGTTTAATATTTGTTACTTTTGATGCTATTGACGCAAGAAAAAAAATAAGTAAGGAAATTAAAAAAAATGGAACGGTAATTAGTTTTGACAAACTACAATTAGCTGAACTTAAAAAGTGGATTGAAAAAATATTAAGAAGCCATAAAAAAGAAATGAATCAATCTGATATTACATATTTTATAAATAATCTTAACTACTTTGATAAAAGTGGTAATCAGGATTTATATAATATTGAAAATGAAATTAGAAAACTAATTGCTTTTGTTGGGGATAAAGATGTAATACATGAAGGTGACATAAATTTAGTTTTCGTATCCACATCACAGAATAATATATTTAAGCTTTTAGATGAAATAGAAAAAAATAATGTAAAAAAAGCAATAAATATTTTAAATGAATTAATTAATGAAGGTGAACCAATTATTAAAATATTAGTTGTTTTAAGTAATCATATAAGAAATTTATTTAAGACAAAATTACTTTTAGTTCAGGGGTATTCCTCTAAGATGATAGCCCAGGAATTAAAGATTCATCCATTTGTAGCTGGAAAATTAGTAGATCAATCTAGAAGATTTGACGAAAGAAGGTTAAGAAAGCTTATAGACATATGCTTGGAATTTGATGCAAAGATAAAATTGAGTAAGATAAAGCAACAAATTGCTACAGAGCTATTAATAATAGAAATGTGTAAAAATAATAATAATTAA
- a CDS encoding MBL fold metallo-hydrolase: MKLTVLGCYGPYPKARGACSGYLLEDDDSKILIDCGNGVLSKLFAIMSDLNKLDAIFISHLHSDHMGDLLVLRYAIGIGQLMGKVRKSIPIYLPSSPKDEYDKIQFNNAFIRNIINEKTTVKVNNFNVSFKKTDHSVECYAIAFEHSGKRFVYSGDTKVFDGFIDFVRGSDLFLCEASVLEKDRTESMAHLSAKQAAEIALNAGIKRLLLTHLLPEIKPDSLYTEAREVFPYILEMAEEGKGYFI, encoded by the coding sequence TTGAAGTTAACTGTACTAGGTTGCTATGGTCCATATCCAAAAGCAAGAGGTGCTTGTTCAGGATATTTATTAGAGGATGATGATTCGAAAATATTAATCGATTGTGGTAATGGAGTCCTTTCAAAGCTTTTTGCTATAATGAGTGATCTGAACAAGTTAGATGCTATTTTCATTAGCCATTTACACTCTGATCATATGGGGGATTTATTAGTTCTTAGATACGCTATAGGTATAGGACAATTAATGGGAAAAGTTAGAAAATCAATACCTATTTATTTACCTTCTAGTCCAAAGGATGAGTATGACAAAATTCAATTTAACAATGCCTTTATTAGAAACATTATAAATGAAAAAACTACTGTAAAAGTAAATAACTTTAACGTATCTTTCAAAAAAACAGACCATTCAGTGGAATGCTATGCTATTGCATTTGAACATAGCGGAAAAAGATTTGTATATTCTGGAGATACAAAGGTTTTTGATGGATTTATAGATTTTGTAAGAGGTAGCGATTTATTTCTATGTGAAGCAAGTGTTTTAGAAAAAGATAGAACTGAAAGCATGGCTCATCTTTCAGCAAAGCAAGCAGCAGAAATCGCACTAAATGCAGGGATTAAGAGACTGCTATTAACTCATTTATTACCTGAAATAAAGCCAGATAGTCTATATACTGAAGCTAGAGAGGTTTTTCCATATATTTTAGAGATGGCTGAGGAAGGAAAAGGATACTTTATATAA
- a CDS encoding tetratricopeptide repeat protein → MTFNIFFATADERKSFLNFDCNINLESIKDKKTIVVENKCIKIIRLKTVYKHIPGFWAEVSLQNNTLGKELYKSITNNYGENSINENVFFPQNNMSIKELNLSWIKKYNILKNRLSEDMWKVFFQEIKHHFEYNSVEVAYNGVLLILKYNPFFLKKYKRYYILEDLAYYFEEVGNLGKALKCLKIQSVLCPESMEPYLNMSSFYIINGMETDAIEVCEKALLKSPKNQYLMSNLIIAASNMGNFEYATDYLRKVLSDEPNNPYYWKLLGDIFYELENIDEAIKCFKNSHEKGKSENLEDLQADVCLSIATCYYDKKNYKEAVKYFRKVLNYTPFDSVALLNLSQIYYFQLKDIKASLKYTKILTDKMPENGYGQFQLGLIYSQMNSFEKAKWHLYRARQIMPNFLPVQDAINSLKKIK, encoded by the coding sequence ATGACATTTAATATTTTCTTTGCTACAGCAGATGAGAGAAAGAGCTTTCTTAATTTTGATTGTAATATAAATTTAGAATCTATTAAAGACAAAAAAACGATAGTTGTTGAAAATAAATGTATTAAAATTATTAGACTTAAAACTGTCTATAAACATATACCAGGTTTTTGGGCTGAGGTATCTCTGCAAAATAATACTTTAGGTAAAGAGTTATATAAATCTATAACAAATAATTATGGTGAAAACAGTATTAATGAAAATGTTTTCTTTCCACAAAACAATATGTCTATTAAAGAATTAAATCTATCATGGATAAAAAAATATAATATTTTAAAGAATAGATTATCTGAGGATATGTGGAAGGTCTTTTTTCAGGAGATAAAGCATCATTTTGAATATAACAGTGTTGAGGTTGCTTATAATGGCGTATTGTTGATTCTTAAATACAATCCTTTTTTCCTAAAAAAATATAAGAGATACTATATTTTAGAAGACTTAGCTTATTATTTTGAAGAAGTGGGGAATTTGGGAAAAGCTCTTAAATGCTTGAAAATTCAATCTGTACTATGTCCAGAATCTATGGAACCCTATTTAAATATGAGTAGTTTCTATATAATTAACGGAATGGAAACAGATGCAATTGAAGTATGTGAAAAAGCTTTACTTAAAAGTCCGAAAAACCAATACTTAATGAGTAATTTAATTATTGCTGCTTCTAATATGGGTAACTTTGAGTATGCAACAGATTACTTAAGAAAGGTATTATCTGATGAACCGAATAATCCATATTACTGGAAGCTACTAGGTGATATTTTTTATGAACTTGAAAATATTGATGAAGCAATCAAGTGTTTTAAAAATTCCCATGAAAAAGGAAAGAGTGAAAATTTAGAAGACCTACAGGCTGATGTTTGTTTGAGTATTGCCACTTGTTACTATGACAAAAAAAATTATAAGGAAGCAGTTAAGTATTTTAGGAAAGTTCTTAATTACACTCCATTTGATTCTGTAGCTTTACTAAACTTATCACAGATATACTACTTTCAATTAAAAGATATTAAGGCTTCACTAAAGTATACAAAAATATTAACTGATAAAATGCCGGAAAATGGCTATGGCCAGTTTCAATTAGGATTAATATATTCACAAATGAATAGCTTTGAAAAAGCTAAATGGCATCTATATAGAGCGAGACAAATCATGCCTAATTTTTTACCAGTACAGGACGCAATTAATTCTTTGAAAAAAATAAAGTAA
- the rpsT gene encoding 30S ribosomal protein S20, translating to MANIKSAQKRIKVIAKKTLRNKMVKSQLKTAIRRFEDALSLGNLEEAKALLKTVEKKLHQAAAKNVIHKSKASRKVSRLAQKINKAV from the coding sequence TTGGCAAATATAAAATCAGCACAAAAAAGAATCAAAGTTATTGCTAAAAAAACTTTGAGAAACAAAATGGTAAAATCTCAACTTAAAACAGCTATTAGAAGATTTGAAGATGCTTTAAGCCTAGGTAACTTAGAAGAAGCTAAAGCTTTACTTAAAACTGTTGAGAAAAAATTACATCAAGCTGCTGCTAAAAATGTAATTCACAAATCTAAAGCTTCAAGAAAAGTTTCAAGATTAGCGCAAAAAATCAACAAAGCAGTTTAA
- the gpr gene encoding GPR endopeptidase, whose translation MFNVRTDLAMEVRELYKERTKQEVEGVSVDVEEMGNVNITRVDIMNDYGAQVMGKAKGKYITLECKALRRADADLKDEVSQTLAKELKKLVVIKENPKILIVGLGNWNITPDALGPKVVSKVFVTRHLFKMYNKEGDKDLAEVSAISPGVMGTTGLETSEIIRGIVEKSKPDMVIAVDALASRKMERVNTTIQISTSGISPGSGVGNKRMALDKESLGIPVVAIGVPTVVDAATLTSDTIEMVINEFSNEAIVGSQFYNMLGELKEQEKYNLIREILEPYGANLVVTPKEVDEVIVNMAQIIANGINIAVHPSIDLKDVNRYLN comes from the coding sequence ATGTTTAATGTAAGAACTGATTTAGCTATGGAGGTTAGAGAGCTATATAAAGAGAGAACTAAACAGGAAGTTGAAGGGGTATCCGTTGATGTAGAAGAAATGGGGAATGTTAATATAACCAGAGTCGATATTATGAATGATTATGGGGCTCAGGTAATGGGTAAGGCCAAAGGGAAGTACATAACTTTAGAATGTAAAGCTTTACGTAGGGCAGATGCTGATTTAAAGGATGAAGTAAGCCAAACCTTAGCTAAAGAACTTAAAAAATTAGTAGTGATAAAGGAAAATCCTAAAATTTTAATAGTAGGACTAGGTAATTGGAATATCACTCCTGATGCATTAGGCCCAAAGGTTGTTTCTAAGGTATTTGTTACTAGACATCTATTTAAAATGTATAATAAGGAAGGCGATAAGGATTTAGCAGAGGTTAGTGCGATTTCCCCGGGTGTAATGGGTACAACAGGGTTAGAAACCTCTGAAATCATTAGAGGAATAGTAGAAAAGTCAAAACCAGATATGGTTATAGCTGTAGATGCATTAGCTTCTCGTAAAATGGAAAGGGTAAATACAACTATTCAAATTTCTACTTCTGGAATTAGTCCGGGTTCGGGAGTTGGGAATAAGCGAATGGCTCTTGATAAGGAAAGTTTAGGAATACCTGTTGTTGCAATTGGGGTTCCAACCGTTGTTGATGCTGCTACATTAACTAGTGATACAATAGAGATGGTAATAAACGAATTTTCAAACGAAGCTATTGTTGGCTCTCAGTTTTATAATATGCTTGGGGAACTTAAGGAACAAGAAAAATATAATTTAATTAGAGAAATATTAGAACCATATGGAGCAAATCTTGTGGTTACACCTAAAGAGGTAGACGAAGTAATTGTAAACATGGCACAAATCATTGCAAATGGAATTAATATAGCTGTTCATCCATCCATAGATTTAAAAGATGTTAATAGATATTTAAACTGA